Proteins co-encoded in one Streptococcus pyogenes genomic window:
- the hpf gene encoding ribosome hibernation-promoting factor, HPF/YfiA family produces the protein MIKFSIRGENIEVTEAIRDYVESKLTKIEKYFAKDQEIDARVNLKVYRERSSKVEVTIPLDSVTLRAEDVSQDMYGSIDLVVDKIERQIRKNKTKIAKKHREKVPTGQVFTTEFEAEEVDEIPEVQVVRTKNVTLKPMDVEEARLQMELLGHDFFIYTDSEDGATNILYRREDGNLGLIEAK, from the coding sequence ATGATTAAGTTCAGTATTCGTGGAGAAAATATCGAAGTGACAGAAGCTATTCGCGATTATGTAGAATCAAAGCTTACTAAAATCGAAAAATATTTTGCTAAAGACCAAGAAATAGATGCACGTGTTAATTTAAAAGTTTATCGGGAGAGATCTTCAAAAGTTGAGGTAACGATCCCATTAGATTCAGTAACCCTTCGTGCTGAAGATGTTTCACAGGATATGTACGGCTCTATTGATTTAGTTGTTGATAAGATCGAACGCCAAATTAGAAAAAATAAAACCAAAATTGCTAAAAAACATCGCGAAAAGGTTCCAACTGGTCAAGTCTTTACAACTGAGTTTGAAGCTGAAGAAGTCGATGAGATACCAGAAGTACAAGTTGTACGTACTAAAAATGTGACATTAAAACCAATGGATGTTGAAGAAGCGCGTTTACAGATGGAACTATTGGGACATGATTTCTTTATCTACACTGATTCTGAAGATGGCGCAACAAACATTTTATACCGTCGCGAAGATGGAAACCTAGGATTAATAGAAGCTAAATAG
- a CDS encoding ComF family protein, which produces MICLLCQQISQTPISITEIIFLRRISSPICQQCQKSFQKIGKSVCATCCANSDIIACRDCLKWENKGYNVNHRSLYCYNAAMKAYFSQYKFQGDYLLRKVFAVELADVITKYYKGYIPVPVPVSPGCFRERQFNQVSAILEAANVSYLSLFEKLDNTHQSSRTKKERLLVEKSYRLLKVSNIPDKILIVDDIYTTGSTIIALRKQLAKVANSDIKSLSIAR; this is translated from the coding sequence ATGATCTGTCTACTATGTCAACAAATTAGTCAAACACCAATAAGTATTACAGAAATCATCTTTTTAAGACGTATCTCTTCACCGATTTGTCAACAATGTCAAAAAAGCTTTCAAAAGATAGGAAAAAGTGTTTGTGCGACATGTTGTGCAAACTCAGATATAATAGCTTGTCGAGATTGTCTAAAATGGGAAAACAAAGGATACAATGTAAATCATAGAAGCTTATATTGTTATAATGCTGCTATGAAAGCATACTTCAGTCAATATAAGTTTCAAGGAGACTATTTATTAAGAAAAGTTTTTGCAGTAGAACTTGCCGATGTTATCACCAAGTACTATAAAGGCTATATCCCAGTCCCGGTTCCTGTAAGTCCCGGTTGTTTTCGAGAAAGACAATTTAATCAAGTGAGCGCTATTCTTGAGGCAGCTAATGTTAGCTACCTTTCTCTTTTTGAAAAGCTAGATAATACTCACCAATCTTCCAGAACAAAAAAAGAGAGATTATTAGTAGAAAAATCTTATCGACTACTAAAAGTATCAAACATTCCTGATAAAATCCTTATAGTAGATGATATTTATACTACTGGTAGTACAATTATCGCTCTTAGAAAACAATTGGCTAAAGTAGCAAATAGTGACATTAAAAGTTTGTCAATTGCACGTTAA
- a CDS encoding DEAD/DEAH box helicase, giving the protein MESIENSYGRLLLESQLPDSAKQLAQPLKSVVILRGKMICQRCHYQLDEEARLPSGAYYCRFCLVFGRNQSDKLLYAIPPMHFPKGNYLVWGGQLTAYQEMISQQLLINMQNQKTTLVHAVTGAGKTEMIYAAIEAVINTGGWVCIASPRVDVCVEVATRLSQAFSCSICLMHAESLPYQRAPIIVATTHQLLKFHKAFDLLIIDEVDAFPFVNNIQLHYAASQALKEGGAKILLTATSTRTLERKVNKGEVVKLTLARRFHNRPLVIPKFIRSFNLFKMIHRQKLPLKILKYLKKQRKTGYPLLIFLPTIIMAESVTAILKELLPAEQIACVSSQSQNRKEDITAFRQGKKTILITTSILERGVTFPQIDVFVLGSHHRVYSSQSLVQIAGRVGRSIDRPDGTLYFFHEGISKAMLLARKEIKEMNYKGYSHDLSTMSTN; this is encoded by the coding sequence ATGGAGTCTATTGAAAATAGTTATGGACGGTTGTTGCTAGAAAGCCAGTTACCAGATTCAGCAAAGCAGCTTGCTCAACCTTTAAAAAGTGTAGTAATATTGAGAGGAAAAATGATTTGTCAACGTTGTCACTATCAGCTTGATGAAGAAGCACGATTGCCAAGTGGAGCCTATTATTGCCGATTTTGTCTTGTCTTTGGACGAAATCAATCAGATAAATTGCTCTATGCTATCCCACCTATGCATTTTCCAAAAGGTAATTATCTGGTTTGGGGCGGTCAACTAACTGCTTATCAAGAGATGATTTCCCAACAATTATTAATCAATATGCAAAATCAAAAAACAACATTAGTTCATGCTGTAACTGGTGCAGGAAAAACAGAAATGATTTATGCTGCGATTGAGGCGGTAATTAACACAGGTGGCTGGGTTTGCATTGCCAGCCCAAGAGTAGATGTTTGTGTAGAGGTGGCTACTCGTTTATCCCAAGCCTTCTCCTGCAGCATCTGTTTAATGCACGCAGAGTCTCTTCCTTATCAAAGAGCTCCTATTATAGTAGCCACAACGCATCAGCTGCTAAAATTTCACAAGGCTTTTGATCTCTTAATTATTGATGAAGTAGACGCATTCCCTTTTGTAAATAATATTCAACTTCATTATGCTGCAAGTCAGGCTTTAAAAGAAGGTGGCGCAAAGATTTTATTAACTGCAACTTCAACTAGAACTTTAGAAAGAAAGGTAAACAAGGGAGAAGTAGTCAAGCTGACATTGGCGAGACGCTTTCATAATAGGCCATTAGTTATTCCAAAATTTATAAGAAGTTTTAATCTATTTAAAATGATACATCGGCAAAAACTTCCTCTTAAAATTTTAAAATACTTAAAAAAACAAAGAAAAACAGGCTATCCCCTTTTAATTTTTCTACCCACTATTATAATGGCAGAATCTGTTACAGCAATCTTAAAAGAGTTATTGCCCGCCGAACAAATAGCTTGTGTTTCTAGTCAATCACAAAACAGGAAAGAAGATATCACAGCTTTTCGTCAAGGGAAAAAAACGATTTTAATTACAACATCAATTTTAGAAAGGGGTGTGACATTTCCCCAAATTGATGTTTTTGTTCTTGGGTCTCATCATCGTGTCTATAGTTCCCAAAGTCTTGTTCAAATTGCTGGACGAGTTGGAAGATCTATAGACAGACCAGACGGAACGTTATATTTCTTTCATGAAGGTATCAGTAAAGCAATGCTACTAGCAAGAAAAGAGATTAAAGAAATGAATTATAAAGGGTATTCGCATGATCTGTCTACTATGTCAACAAATTAG
- a CDS encoding YigZ family protein, producing MEHFKTIKASGFFEESIKKSRFICHIKRVSTEEDGKNFVNAIKKEHYKANHSCFAMIIGNNRQIKRSSDDGEPSGTAGIPILSVLEKQCLTNVVVVVTRYFGGIKLGTGGLIRAYSNITATAIKRFGIIEVKQQIGLEITLSYPQYQLYSNLLDQLALTETETKFSDTIKTTLYCDTERVENLIDTLTNYYHGQISCEKIGSKVIEFPCD from the coding sequence ATGGAACATTTTAAGACAATCAAAGCCAGTGGTTTTTTCGAAGAAAGTATTAAAAAATCTCGTTTCATTTGTCATATCAAACGAGTGAGCACTGAAGAAGATGGTAAGAATTTTGTTAATGCTATCAAAAAAGAACATTACAAAGCTAATCATTCCTGCTTTGCGATGATTATCGGTAACAACAGACAGATCAAGCGCTCAAGTGATGATGGTGAACCTTCAGGAACTGCTGGAATACCTATCCTTTCTGTGTTAGAAAAGCAGTGTTTAACAAATGTAGTAGTTGTGGTAACGCGTTACTTTGGTGGTATTAAATTAGGAACAGGTGGGTTAATCAGAGCATACTCTAACATAACCGCAACAGCTATTAAACGATTTGGCATCATTGAAGTTAAACAGCAGATAGGACTAGAAATCACACTTTCTTATCCCCAATATCAACTATACTCTAACTTGCTAGATCAATTGGCTTTAACCGAAACAGAAACTAAGTTTTCAGACACGATAAAGACAACACTTTATTGTGATACTGAACGTGTGGAAAATCTCATTGATACTTTAACAAATTATTATCATGGTCAGATAAGCTGTGAGAAAATCGGATCCAAAGTTATTGAATTCCCCTGTGATTAA
- the cysK gene encoding cysteine synthase A, with protein sequence MTKIYKTITELVGQTPIIKLNRLIPNEAADVYVKLEAFNPGSSVKDRIALSMIEAAEAEGLISPGDVIIEPTSGNTGIGLAWVGAAKGYRVIIVMPETMSLERRQIIQAYGAELVLTPGAEGMKGAIAKAETLAIELGAWMPMQFNNPANPSIHEKTTAQEILEAFKEISLDAFVSGVGTGGTLSGVSHVLKKANPETVIYAVEAEESAVLSGQEPGPHKIQGISAGFIPNTLDTKAYDQIIRVKSKDALETARLTGAKEGFLVGISSGAALYAAIEVAKQLGKGKHVLTILPDNGERYLSTELYDVPVIKTK encoded by the coding sequence ATGACTAAAATTTACAAAACTATAACAGAATTAGTAGGTCAAACACCTATTATCAAACTTAACCGTTTAATTCCAAACGAAGCTGCTGACGTTTATGTAAAATTAGAAGCTTTTAACCCAGGATCTTCTGTTAAAGATCGTATTGCTTTATCGATGATTGAAGCTGCTGAAGCTGAAGGTCTGATAAGTCCTGGTGACGTTATTATCGAACCAACAAGTGGTAATACAGGTATTGGTCTTGCATGGGTAGGTGCTGCTAAAGGGTATCGAGTCATTATTGTTATGCCCGAAACTATGAGCTTGGAAAGACGGCAAATCATTCAGGCTTATGGTGCAGAGCTTGTCTTAACACCTGGAGCAGAAGGTATGAAAGGGGCTATTGCAAAAGCTGAAACTTTAGCAATAGAACTAGGTGCTTGGATGCCTATGCAATTTAATAACCCTGCCAATCCAAGCATCCATGAAAAAACAACAGCTCAAGAAATTTTGGAAGCTTTTAAGGAGATTTCTTTAGATGCATTCGTATCTGGTGTTGGTACTGGAGGAACACTTTCTGGTGTTTCACATGTCTTGAAAAAAGCTAACCCTGAAACTGTTATCTATGCTGTTGAAGCTGAAGAATCTGCTGTCTTATCTGGTCAAGAGCCTGGACCACATAAAATTCAAGGTATATCAGCTGGATTTATCCCAAACACGTTAGATACCAAAGCCTATGACCAAATTATCCGTGTTAAATCGAAAGATGCTTTAGAAACTGCTCGACTAACAGGAGCTAAGGAAGGCTTCCTGGTTGGGATTTCTTCTGGAGCTGCTCTTTACGCCGCTATTGAAGTCGCTAAACAGTTAGGAAAAGGCAAACATGTGTTAACTATTTTACCAGATAATGGCGAACGCTATTTATCGACTGAACTCTATGATGTACCAGTAATTAAGACGAAATAA
- a CDS encoding S1 RNA-binding domain-containing protein: MKIGDKLHGTITGIKPYGAFVALENGTTGLIHISEIKTGFIDDIDQLLAIGNQVLVQVIDIDEYSKKPSLSMRTLAEEKQHFFHRHRYSNSRHKIGFRPLEEQLPQWIEESLQFLKKNTKKSLEP; the protein is encoded by the coding sequence ATGAAAATTGGCGACAAACTGCATGGCACCATCACTGGGATTAAACCATACGGAGCCTTTGTTGCCCTTGAAAATGGGACAACAGGTCTCATTCATATTTCAGAAATAAAAACGGGATTTATTGACGATATTGATCAATTATTGGCTATAGGCAACCAGGTTTTAGTACAAGTAATTGATATTGATGAATATAGTAAAAAGCCAAGTTTATCTATGCGGACCTTAGCAGAAGAAAAACAGCATTTTTTCCATCGTCATCGTTATTCCAACAGTCGGCACAAGATTGGCTTTAGGCCACTTGAAGAGCAGTTACCTCAGTGGATTGAAGAAAGCCTGCAGTTTTTAAAAAAGAACACTAAAAAGAGTCTGGAACCTTAG
- a CDS encoding bifunctional Cof-type HAD-IIB family hydrolase/peptidylprolyl isomerase — protein sequence MDAKLKYKAKKIKMVFFDIDDTLRVKDTGYMPESIQRVFKALKAKGILVGIASGRARYGVPQEVQDLHADYCVKLNGAYVKDDAKTIIFQAPIPADVVVAYKKWADDMGIFYGMAGRHEAVLSARNDMISNAIDNVYAQLEVCPDYNEYHDVYQMWTFEDKGDGLQLPAELAEHLRLVRWHDNSSDVVLKGTSKALGVSKVVDHLGLKPENILVFGDELNDLELFDYAGISIAMGVSHPLLQEKADFITKKVEEDGILYALEELGLIDKELQFPQLDLPNHKGPKATIKTNHGDMTLVLFPDHAPKTVANFLGLAKEGYYDGIIFHRIIPEFMIQGGDPTGTGMCGQSIYGESFEDEFSDELYNLRGALSMANAGPNTNGSQFFIVQNSKIPYAKKELERGGWPAPIAASYAANGGTPHLDRRHTVFGQLVDETSFQVLDLIAGVETGAQDKPKEDVIIETIEVFD from the coding sequence ATGGACGCAAAACTAAAATACAAAGCTAAAAAAATCAAAATGGTGTTCTTTGATATTGATGATACCTTGAGGGTCAAAGATACGGGTTATATGCCTGAGTCGATTCAAAGAGTATTTAAGGCTTTGAAGGCAAAAGGCATCTTGGTTGGTATTGCTTCAGGTCGCGCTCGGTACGGTGTTCCACAAGAAGTTCAAGATTTACATGCTGACTATTGTGTCAAATTAAATGGAGCTTATGTCAAAGACGATGCTAAAACTATTATTTTCCAAGCTCCGATTCCAGCAGATGTTGTTGTGGCCTATAAAAAATGGGCGGATGATATGGGCATTTTTTATGGAATGGCGGGTCGTCATGAAGCGGTGTTGTCCGCTCGAAATGACATGATTAGCAATGCTATTGATAATGTCTACGCTCAACTAGAGGTCTGTCCGGATTATAATGAGTATCATGATGTTTACCAGATGTGGACTTTCGAGGACAAGGGAGATGGCTTGCAGTTGCCTGCTGAATTAGCAGAGCACCTTCGTTTGGTCAGATGGCACGATAACTCATCAGATGTTGTCTTGAAAGGTACGTCAAAAGCGCTAGGTGTTTCAAAAGTAGTTGACCATTTAGGATTAAAACCTGAAAATATTTTGGTTTTTGGAGATGAACTCAATGACCTAGAGTTATTTGACTATGCTGGTATCAGTATTGCAATGGGAGTATCACATCCATTACTGCAAGAAAAAGCAGATTTTATCACAAAAAAAGTTGAAGAAGATGGCATTTTATATGCCTTGGAGGAATTAGGATTGATTGACAAAGAATTACAGTTTCCACAATTGGATTTGCCAAACCATAAAGGACCAAAAGCAACCATTAAAACAAACCATGGCGATATGACCCTGGTCTTGTTCCCAGATCATGCTCCTAAAACAGTAGCCAATTTCTTAGGTTTGGCTAAAGAAGGGTACTATGATGGGATTATCTTCCACCGTATTATTCCTGAATTTATGATTCAAGGGGGCGATCCAACAGGAACAGGAATGTGTGGACAATCCATCTATGGTGAAAGTTTTGAAGATGAATTTTCGGATGAACTCTATAATCTCCGTGGGGCCTTGTCGATGGCTAATGCGGGACCAAATACTAACGGCAGTCAGTTCTTTATTGTTCAAAATAGTAAGATTCCTTATGCCAAAAAAGAACTAGAACGTGGTGGTTGGCCGGCTCCAATTGCAGCTTCTTACGCTGCAAATGGTGGAACTCCTCACCTTGATCGTCGTCATACGGTCTTTGGTCAGCTTGTGGACGAAACTTCATTCCAAGTTTTGGATTTGATTGCTGGCGTTGAAACTGGCGCACAGGATAAACCTAAAGAAGACGTTATCATTGAAACAATCGAGGTATTTGACTAA
- a CDS encoding response regulator transcription factor, protein MSKIKVILVDDHEMVRMGLKSFLNLQADIDVVGEASNGREGVDLALALKPDVLVMDLVMPELGGVEATLEVLKKWKEAKVLVLTSYLDNEKIYPVIDAGAKGYMLKTSSAAEILNAIRKVSKGELAIETEVDKKIKAHDQHPDLHEELTAREYDILHLLAKGYDNQTIADELFISLKTVKTHVSNILAKLEVGDRTQAVVYAFRHHLVPQDDN, encoded by the coding sequence ATGAGTAAGATAAAAGTGATATTGGTCGATGATCATGAAATGGTCCGCATGGGACTCAAGAGTTTTTTGAATTTACAAGCTGATATTGATGTCGTTGGTGAGGCCTCTAATGGACGTGAAGGGGTTGATTTGGCATTGGCTTTGAAGCCAGATGTTTTGGTTATGGATCTAGTGATGCCAGAGTTAGGCGGTGTTGAGGCAACTTTAGAAGTCCTAAAAAAATGGAAAGAGGCTAAGGTACTTGTGTTAACTTCCTATCTAGATAATGAAAAGATATACCCTGTCATTGATGCAGGAGCGAAGGGTTATATGTTAAAAACATCGAGTGCGGCTGAAATTTTAAATGCCATTCGCAAGGTTTCAAAGGGAGAGTTAGCTATTGAAACAGAAGTTGACAAAAAAATTAAGGCGCATGATCAACACCCTGACTTGCATGAGGAACTAACAGCGCGTGAGTATGACATTTTACACCTTTTAGCTAAAGGGTATGATAATCAGACCATCGCTGATGAACTCTTTATTTCCTTAAAAACCGTCAAAACACATGTGTCCAATATTCTAGCCAAGTTAGAAGTTGGTGACCGAACCCAAGCGGTTGTCTATGCTTTTCGACATCATTTAGTCCCCCAAGACGATAATTAA
- a CDS encoding sensor histidine kinase yields MKKRYYALVWLYSTITILSIVFVVMDNLGITFNYLRNHLWQVERLGFSILLLIVSVTLLLLLLWIIMDDNSKRNINQNLKYILNNRRLYLDETSEINTNLSRLSKKMSHLTANMQKKESAYILDSQEVVKQERKRIARDLHDTVSQELFASSLILSGISMSLEQLDKTQLQTQLTTVEAMLQNAQNDLRILLLHLRPTELANRTLSEGLHMILKELTDKSDIEVIYKETIAQLPKTMEDNLFRIAQEFISNTLKHAKASRIEVYLNQTSTELQLKMIDDGVGFDMDQVRDLSYGLKNIEDRVNDLAGNLHLISQKGKGVSMDIRLPIVKGDDDE; encoded by the coding sequence ATGAAAAAACGTTACTATGCTCTTGTTTGGCTCTACTCAACCATTACCATTTTATCTATTGTTTTTGTGGTCATGGATAATTTAGGAATCACTTTTAACTACCTTCGCAATCATTTATGGCAGGTCGAACGTCTAGGGTTTTCGATTTTATTGTTGATTGTTTCTGTGACTTTATTATTGTTGTTATTGTGGATTATTATGGATGATAACAGTAAGCGTAACATCAACCAAAATCTAAAATATATTCTCAATAATCGACGACTCTATCTAGATGAGACATCAGAAATCAATACTAATTTAAGTCGACTTTCTAAAAAAATGTCTCACCTGACTGCTAACATGCAAAAGAAAGAAAGTGCTTATATTCTTGATAGCCAAGAAGTTGTAAAACAAGAGCGCAAACGAATTGCAAGAGATTTACATGACACAGTCAGTCAAGAGCTATTCGCTTCGTCATTGATTTTATCAGGAATTTCGATGAGTTTGGAACAACTGGACAAAACACAATTACAAACACAGTTAACAACGGTTGAAGCAATGTTGCAAAATGCTCAAAATGATCTACGCATTCTCCTTTTGCATCTTAGACCTACCGAGCTAGCTAATCGGACTTTATCTGAGGGCCTTCATATGATTCTTAAGGAATTAACAGATAAAAGTGATATTGAAGTCATTTATAAGGAAACCATTGCTCAGCTTCCTAAAACAATGGAAGATAATCTTTTTAGAATTGCCCAAGAATTCATTAGCAACACGTTAAAACATGCTAAAGCTAGTCGAATTGAAGTTTATCTCAATCAAACCTCAACAGAATTACAATTGAAGATGATTGATGATGGTGTAGGATTTGATATGGATCAGGTAAGGGATTTGAGTTATGGTCTGAAGAATATTGAAGACCGTGTCAATGATTTAGCAGGAAACCTACATTTAATTAGTCAAAAAGGCAAAGGAGTTTCCATGGATATTAGACTGCCGATAGTGAAGGGAGATGACGATGAGTAA
- the liaF gene encoding cell wall-active antibiotics response protein LiaF — protein sequence MKKFQFFLLIECILLAMGIMTILDNDLSSFILILVLILLALRFYNQDSRNNFLLTVSLLFLFLIFMLNPYIIMAVLLGIVYIFINHFSQVKKKNRFALIRFKEEKIEVNNTKHQWIGTANYESDYYCFDDINIIRISGNDTVDLTNVIVTGMDNIIVIRKIFGNTTILVPIDVTVTLDVSSIYGSVDFFRCQQYDLRNESIKLKETDNQSLKKVKIIVTTIAGNVEVDRR from the coding sequence ATGAAAAAATTTCAATTCTTTTTACTTATCGAGTGTATACTGCTAGCTATGGGTATCATGACAATCTTGGATAATGATTTATCAAGTTTTATCCTAATTCTAGTTCTTATCTTATTAGCATTACGCTTTTATAACCAAGATAGCCGCAATAATTTTTTACTAACTGTCAGTTTATTGTTTCTTTTTTTAATTTTCATGCTTAATCCCTACATTATCATGGCTGTTCTTTTGGGGATAGTTTACATTTTCATTAACCATTTTTCACAAGTCAAAAAGAAGAATCGCTTTGCCTTGATTCGTTTCAAGGAAGAAAAGATTGAAGTGAACAATACCAAGCATCAATGGATTGGTACTGCTAATTATGAAAGTGATTATTATTGTTTTGATGACATTAACATCATTCGAATCTCAGGAAATGACACGGTTGACTTAACCAATGTTATTGTGACAGGAATGGATAATATCATTGTGATACGTAAAATTTTTGGAAATACGACTATATTGGTACCTATTGATGTCACTGTTACTTTAGATGTTAGTTCCATATACGGAAGCGTTGATTTTTTTAGATGTCAGCAATATGATTTGCGCAACGAATCTATTAAGTTAAAAGAAACGGATAACCAATCCCTTAAAAAAGTCAAAATTATCGTTACAACTATTGCCGGAAATGTTGAGGTGGATAGGCGATGA
- the pknB gene encoding Stk1 family PASTA domain-containing Ser/Thr kinase, translating to MIQIGKLFAGRYRILKSIGRGGMADVYLANDLILDNEDVAIKVLRTNYQTDQVAVARFQREARAMAELNHPNIVAIRDIGEEDGQQFLVMEYVDGADLKRYIQNHAPLSNNEVVRIMEEVLSAMTLAHQKGIVHRDLKPQNILLTKEGVVKVTDFGIAVAFAETSLTQTNSMLGSVHYLSPEQARGSKATIQSDIYAMGIMLFEMLTGHIPYDGDSAVTIALQHFQKPLPSIIEENHNVPQALENVVIRATAKKLSDRYGSTFEMSRDLMTALSYNRSRERKIIFENVESTKPLPKVASGPTASVKLSPPTPTVLTQESRLDQTNQTDALQPPTKKKKSGRFLGTLFKILFSFFIVGVALFTYLILTKPTSVKVPNVAGTSLKVAKQELYDVGLKVGKIRQIESDTVAEGNVVRTDPKAGTAKRQGSSITLYVSIGNKGFDMENYKGLDYQEAMNSLIETYGVPKSKIKIERIVTNEYPENTVISQSPSAGDKFNPNGKSKITLSVAVSDTITMPMVTEYSYADAVNTLTALGIDASRIKAYVPSSSSATGFVPIHSPSSKAIVSGQSPYYGTSLSLSDKGEISLYLYPEETHSSSSSSSSTSSSNSSSINDSTAPGSNTELSPSETTSQTP from the coding sequence ATGATTCAGATTGGCAAATTATTTGCTGGTCGTTATCGCATTCTGAAATCTATTGGCCGCGGTGGTATGGCGGATGTTTATTTAGCAAATGACTTGATCTTGGATAATGAAGACGTTGCAATCAAGGTCTTGCGTACCAATTATCAAACAGATCAGGTAGCAGTTGCGCGTTTCCAACGAGAAGCGCGGGCCATGGCTGAATTGAACCATCCCAATATTGTTGCCATCCGGGATATAGGTGAAGAAGACGGACAGCAATTTTTAGTAATGGAATATGTGGATGGTGCTGACCTAAAGAGATACATTCAAAATCATGCTCCATTATCTAATAATGAAGTGGTTAGAATTATGGAAGAAGTCCTTTCTGCTATGACTTTAGCCCACCAAAAAGGAATTGTACACAGAGATTTAAAACCTCAAAATATCCTACTAACTAAGGAGGGTGTTGTCAAAGTAACTGATTTCGGCATCGCAGTAGCCTTTGCAGAAACAAGCTTGACACAAACTAATTCGATGTTAGGCAGTGTTCATTACTTGTCTCCAGAACAGGCTCGCGGCTCCAAAGCGACGATTCAAAGTGATATTTATGCGATGGGGATTATGCTCTTTGAGATGTTGACAGGCCATATCCCTTATGACGGCGATAGTGCTGTTACGATTGCCTTGCAACATTTTCAAAAGCCTCTTCCATCTATTATCGAGGAGAACCACAATGTGCCACAAGCTTTGGAGAATGTTGTTATTCGAGCAACAGCCAAGAAATTAAGTGATCGTTACGGGTCAACCTTTGAAATGAGTCGTGACTTAATGACGGCGCTTAGTTATAATCGTAGTCGGGAGCGTAAGATTATCTTTGAGAATGTTGAAAGTACCAAACCCCTCCCCAAAGTGGCCTCAGGTCCCACCGCTTCTGTAAAATTGTCTCCCCCTACCCCAACAGTGTTAACACAGGAAAGTCGATTAGATCAAACTAATCAAACAGATGCTTTACAGCCCCCCACCAAAAAGAAAAAAAGTGGTCGTTTTTTAGGTACTTTATTCAAAATTCTTTTTTCTTTCTTTATTGTAGGTGTAGCACTCTTTACTTATCTTATACTAACTAAACCAACTTCTGTGAAAGTTCCTAATGTAGCAGGCACTAGTCTTAAAGTTGCCAAACAAGAACTGTATGATGTTGGGCTAAAAGTGGGTAAAATCAGGCAAATTGAGAGTGATACGGTTGCTGAGGGAAATGTAGTTAGAACAGATCCTAAAGCAGGAACAGCTAAGAGGCAAGGCTCAAGCATTACGCTTTATGTGTCAATTGGAAACAAAGGTTTTGACATGGAAAACTACAAAGGACTAGATTATCAAGAAGCTATGAATAGTTTGATAGAAACTTATGGTGTTCCAAAATCAAAAATCAAAATTGAGCGCATTGTAACTAATGAATATCCTGAAAATACAGTCATCAGTCAATCGCCAAGTGCGGGTGATAAATTTAATCCAAACGGAAAGTCTAAAATTACGCTCAGTGTTGCTGTTAGTGATACGATCACTATGCCTATGGTAACAGAATATAGTTATGCAGATGCAGTCAATACCTTAACAGCTTTAGGTATAGATGCATCTAGAATAAAAGCTTATGTGCCAAGCTCTAGCTCAGCAACGGGCTTTGTGCCAATTCATTCTCCTAGTTCTAAAGCTATTGTCAGTGGTCAATCTCCTTACTATGGAACGTCTTTGAGTCTGTCTGATAAAGGAGAGATTAGTCTTTACCTTTATCCAGAAGAAACACACTCTTCTAGTAGCTCATCGAGTTCAACGTCAAGTTCAAACAGTTCTTCAATAAATGATAGTACTGCACCAGGTAGCAACACTGAATTAAGCCCATCAGAAACTACTTCTCAAACACCTTAA